Within Suricata suricatta isolate VVHF042 chromosome 12, meerkat_22Aug2017_6uvM2_HiC, whole genome shotgun sequence, the genomic segment GAAATTGGACCCCTCTGATGTGCCCAGAAAGCTGTGCTGATTGTGGTTCCCAGGAAAGTCTTGGACCTTGGATTCTGGTCCTATCTCTGGGACTAGGAGGTCCCCAAGGGCTAGAGGAATTGCCCCCTCCTTTCACTGGCACCCTGAAGACCCTCCCCCAGTGCTGTTTGCAAGGTGACCTACTTCTACGACGCCACAGTTCCCAGTGGGAGATGGGCTCAGGAACTCCACTAGCCTGTGGCCTagcctcccccgccccagcccaggTTGTCTTGGATGAGGGGACCACAGCCTGAGGGGACAGGTCCTCTGGTTCAGGCTTCCCGTCTCCTGATTCTGCCCTAGGCCCCCCACTGACCCTCAAGAAGTGGGAGGAACTTGTCCTCCCCCAGGGGCTAGTGgctgagtgggggcagggggcgcaCTGGGCCCTTTCCTTCCGGCTGCattgtgcacatacacacatatgtctGTGGATTTGCTGTGTGTGCTGCTGCAGgagatgtggggggaggggtattgatacatgtgtgtacatgtgtgggtTTGATTTATTCTCTGGGAGCTGGTCGCTGGGGGGCCTCCAAGGAATAACCTAGCCTCTGCCTGGCCCCTTATTAATGGTTTGCCCTATTCCTTATCTGGGAAGACCTGATGTGACCAAGGCATGTCCCGTCTTGCCACCCCAGGGCACCTCCTGAGTAGGCCCAGGCCAGGTTCCCAGCACACAGCACAAGAATGATAGAATGGGTGAATGGGGGTCCCAGAATAGGGGAGAGGGGTCCACTCACTGGCTTGGGCAGAAGCCCCTGCTGACCTCTGGGCCCTGTCCGTTCTCTGTCCCTGGTGCCTGGCCACTCCTTGGACAAGCCTCCTGCCTTTATCTGCTTGCCCTTGGCCTGCCCCCACCCAGTGACTTCCTGTCCACGCCCCCACAAGCTTTTCCATGACATGGGCTTTGGGGGGGGTGGGACCAAGGAGAtcaggaaggcaggaaagaggcAAGGGCCAGCCCTGGAAGAAAGAAGGTGGAGGAAGGCTGGGGGTGCCTGTAGCCCACTCCCAGCAGCCCAGGCATCTGCATcatgcacacccacacccagGCAGGCCTACCACAAACCAgctgtctggggtggggggagcggcaGAAGCCTGCACAGCCTCGAGCCCAGAGGCAACCAAGGCAGGGCTGGAGGTGGGTTTCTGGCCCCACACAGCAGGGCTGGCCCCCTGAGGCCCTGCGGTCCCTGTTGCAACTTAGGGCTCTTGTCAGTGGCTGAGACCCATTGACACTCCCGCCTACAGCCGCCCACACACCGATTTCCGCTGGGCTCCTGATACACAcacgtggtgggggtgggaggtggctgCAGAGGCTGCCTTTTGAGACCCAGAGCACTACGTCCAGGCCAGGGGGCCACCGAGGGACCCATGCAGCAGAGCCAAGAGCTATGGGCCCCAGCTCTCCCCTCCTAAACCTGGCATTGCACCTGGATTGCAGGGAAAGCCAAGTGCAAGACCAGCAGGCCGGGCTCCTGGACTCCCCCGCTCCCCGTGGTGGCTCTGCACTTCAGACACTGGGGCAGCCTGACCGCCGGCCGCCCTGAGGCGCCTCCTTCAAGCCCCAGGTCCCAGGCAGGACAGCACTCATGTGCCCCCAACCCATGAGTCACAGCTTCATTTCcccaaactttattttataaaatgtacagaGTAAATTACACTATAACGggtaacatctttttttttttaactaaagtaaGTTACGACATCTCTGTAAGCAAGGCCACGAGGCAGGAAGAGGCTCGGTGGGGGCCAGAGCCGGGAGGCTCGGGCTAGCTCGTAGAGGCCGCTTCTTCCTCGTCACTGCCATCGGGAACCGCGTCGGTCCCGAAGTAGCGGTCACCGAAGttccctggggaaggaagcaggccCTTGTGGTGGGGATTCGCGCCCTCCAGCCCCCGGAGCACCACTGCCCGGCCCTGCTCAGCCTCACCGATGCCGGGGATGATGCGGAAGAGGTCGCTGACGTGCTTGTCCACAGCTGTGGTGATGATTCTCACTTGCGGGAAAGCGTAGGCCACCGAGTGAACACCCATCTCTGCCATTAGCAGCGACAGCAGGAAGATCTTGTCCTCAGGCACATCATGGTCCTGCATGGTAAGGGGTCGGTAACGCCCACAACTGGCCCTGCAGCCCGCAGCCCCCTCCAGCCCACTCACCAGGAGCACCCGCACAGCCATCATGGCTGCCGCGCCCGTGGACACGGTGCAGTCCATCAGGATCACGTGGTCGTCACTAATGTCCTTGGGTAGCCTCAGGTAGTGGAGCTGTGTGGAGCCAGAGTCAGAACCAGCCCGAAACTAGGGCTGCCCTTCGGGCTCCCACACCCCCCACGCCCCGCCCATGCCCTCCGGGCTCCTGCCCCGCACCTCGGGCTCCCCAGTGAGCTGGTTGGTCTGGATGAGGATGGTGCCTATGCGGACGTCTTTGCACACGGCCCGCAGCGCAGGCTCCATCGTCTCACCGGCCCGCAGGATAGACACGCCGGTGATCTGcgggggccaggggtggggggccttGAGCTGGCCGGACCTCCCGCCTCCCGGGCTGCCCCAGTTTCATCCTGGGCTGTGACCCCCCTGGTACCTGCTTCCCCGCATAGCACTTGCCAGCGTAGTCCTGCCCCTGTGGGGTCTGCACCACGCAGTCCTGCACGGAGGAGGCGGGGGGCTCTCATGAGCCTGAGGGCACCGCCACACCCTGTCACCCGCCAGggtccccaccccgccccgaACCTGGAAGGGTAGGAAGGAGAGCGCGTGCTCGATGAGCAGCCGCATCAACCTCTTCGAGTAGAAGATGAATTCGTCCCGGCTGGTCTCCTTGTCCCTGCGGGCCGGCAGAGCTGAGCAAAGGGGCTGGCCGGGCCACCAGGGGCCACCTCGCCCTCAGAAGGGCCCTCACCTGATGATGGTGTGCATGCCTCGCACCTGTGGCGTGCTCTTGAGGACACTGAGCGTCTGGGGCAGAGGGTGGCACTGGTGCGCCGAGGCCAGCGCAGCCCTGGGAACACAAACCAATCGGAGGACTCAAGAAGGGGCGTCTTCTCCTGGAGTCCCATCCTCCCGACCTGGACACTGTGTGGGGGGGCAGATGTGACGGGGACAATGGGGTGTGCAGAGTGGGGGCTGCCGCCTCCCTGTGGCTGACCTGGAGAGAGGGCCCCACCCCTGAGATACACCCACCAGGCCAGGCGGAGCAGCTGACCGTCAGGTGGGAAAGCGAAGGGCTATGGTGTCAGGCCCCGCTCCCAGCCCAAATCCCCTCCTGCGCTTGctcagaaaaagcaaaagaggacCAGGTAGTGGGACGGAGAAGTCTCAGCCCCCAGGATGGGTGACTGGTCCCCAACCCCAGAACATGTCTGGGGAACATTACTGAGCTTCAGGGCCGAGCCCCGCCCTGACCCTTCCCTCCAGGTGATGCACAACCCTCTCAGAAGACAAAGGCAAATCCAGCTCAGGGCCACCCCTGCTGCACTAGGGCTGGAACcgggaagaggaagagggtggagcagagggggcggggcagagctgGGGTAGCGGAGCCGAGAGGGCGGGGCACCAGGGCGGGGCGGAGCAGAGCgaagggggcggggcaggggcgggcgtGGAGAGCAAGCCCCCCTCCCCGGCCAGCGCACAGCACAGCAGCAGCACAACCAGAGCGCACTCTGTCCTCACATATCCCAGCGCAGCTTCCTCTGCTCGCCAGGTGAAGAGTACGTTCAGGGAGGGTACAGGGCAGGAGACCCAGGGgtttacaaagaggaaaagaacaaagagaaaaagagcgtTTAGCAGGGGAGGGCGGGCAGCCCCTGCAGCCGCCTCCTGGCTGGCCTGAGAAGAGGGCGACAGAGAGACCCCTGGGGGCTTTGCTCTCCGGGGCAAGGCCCCCCGCCGCCCGCCCACCAGCAACACTTCCTGGGGCTGACAGATGTGAGCAGCCACCAGCCACCACCTCCTTGACTGGCCAGAGAAGGGGAAATGGCCAGCGGCGTTGGGGTGTTTTCTCAAGTCTGAAACCCCAGGAACTGCATTCTCACAACAGTCTTCCAGAGGGCCTGACAGGACAATCCCTGCAGGTGCCCTGGTCTGGAGGAGAGCCAAGCGGTGACTCGAGCGAGGGCAGGCCGCTGAAGGGGCCAGCGAGTGGCCCTGGAGGCATTCCCAACGCAGCAGCTGGGGCTCCCAGTCGGGAACTAGGGGCTTTCCTGGGGCTTCCCGATTCCACAGAAAGCCTGGGCTAAAGgcaggtcattcattcattcattcattcatgctgAGCAACTGTGCGGACGGGGTGCTTCCTCCGCTCCCCTGCGGCCCCAGTGCATTCAGAGCTcctcctggctctctccctgtgccctgggtCCAGGGCTAGATAGGCAGGGGACTGAGGCCTCACCTTCGTCTGTGGGAATCCAGACTGGACCCTCAGATCAGGCAAAGGAGGTACAAAGCCAGGCCCTCTGGCCGCTGAGGGACATGCCTGTGGCCActgacctgggggtggggggtccagcAGTGCTGGCTCAGCACAGCTGTGGCCTCCGGCATCAGACCCCATGCAGCCAGCCCCATGCTGGGACAAGGCCTCCAGAGAGGTCTGACTAGCGTAAAGTCAGGGCACGGTGTGACCCTAGGCAAGTTCCTTAacatctctctgtgccttggtttcctcatctgccaacGAGGACAAGCAAAGGCACTGTGGGGGCCATCACACCATCCTGTGCCTGGGGCAGGGCTACCCAAGGGTGGGATGACAGGAGAGGACCCTCCCACCTGCTCAGGTGACAACCCAAATTCCGAGCTGCCTGTGGACGTTGGAAATGCCTCCGTCTGTGCAGACAGGTGTAGGAAGTCTTACCTGACACTGAGCTCACGCTGCGGCGGCAACACAGGGAGACACAAGGGAATGGGGGGCACGTCAGTGACGGCAGCACTGTCTGCCTCGCAGTCACCTGACAGCACAGCCCACGGCCACCGTGCACCCTGGCCAGCGGGCCACCCCACCCAGGAACGGACCTGCCCCAGCCCCGCCAAGGGATGGTCTCAGGCGGTTGCCAACCATGGGAGGGAGCCGGCTCTTACGGCCTGTGACCTGGGCACCTTCTGGACTGGGCAGTAAgagccagggctcctggggctccGTTCCTCAGACCTCAGGCTTCCAGCACCCCATTACGGAGCCTGCCCAGAGCGAAGGGCACGTAACTGCAGGTTGGGGCATCCCTCCTAGAATGTGGCAGATACAGCACCCAGCATGGACACCCAGC encodes:
- the UCKL1 gene encoding uridine-cytidine kinase-like 1 isoform X12 is translated as MIIEALDVPWVVLLSMDSFYKSPWVLPLQVLTTQQQEQAAHNNFNFDHPDAFDFDLIVSTLKKLKQGKSVKVPVYDFTTHSRKKDWKTLYGANVIIFEGIMAFADKTLLELLDMKIFVDTDSDIRLVRRLRRDISERGRDIEGVIKQYNKFVKPAFDQYIQPTMRVADIVVPWGSGNTVAIDLIVQHMHSQLEERELSVRGSCAGIWLRWPRRTSATLCPRRSVSSRARHRCEACTPSSALPARRDKETSRDEFIFYSKRLMRLLIEHALSFLPFQDCVVQTPQGQDYAGKCYAGKQITGVSILRAGETMEPALRAVCKDVRIGTILIQTNQLTGEPELHYLRLPKDISDDHVILMDCTVSTGAAAMMAVRVLLDHDVPEDKIFLLSLLMAEMGVHSVAYAFPQVRIITTAVDKHVSDLFRIIPGIGNFGDRYFGTDAVPDGSDEEEAASTS